DNA sequence from the uncultured Ilyobacter sp. genome:
AGAAGTTTTACTAAAGCAGCAAATAAATTGTATATAAATCAATCTGCAGTGTCTATTCAGGTTAAAAAATTTGAGGAACTTTTAAATACGAAACTATTTGATAGAAGTTCTAAAAAAATTAAACTGACATATTCTGGAGAAGTTCTTTATAAGATGGCTGAGGAGATCTTTCAGAAAGTAAAGAGAGCCGAAAAAGAGATGACAAGGATAATAGAACTAGACAAGGCAAAGATATCAATAGGATCTACTTCCACAGTAGGAGAACCACTTATTCCTAAATTGATGAAAGGTTTTTCTAAAGTGCACTCAGAAATAGAATATGACATAATTTTTTCTGATAAGCAGAGACTTCTTAAGAGTTTGAAAGAGGGAGAACTAGATGTTATAATAATAGATGAGGAGCATATAACAGATCCGAATCTAGAAGTAATAGAAGTAGATAAATTCCCTTATGTACTAGTAAGTAAGGAAGACTATAGAGATATAGAAGATGTCATAGACACTCCGCTTATATCAAGAAAAACTATACCTAACAATAACGAGGCTATAGCAGCACTTGAAAATAAATATAAGATCTCTTTTGAAAACCAGATTTCAGTTATGGGAAGTCTAGAAACAATCAAGGGAATGGTAAGAGAGGGAGTAGGAAACGTGATACTTCCATACTACTCAGTTTATAAAGAGGTTGAAGCAGGAGAATTTAAGATAATAGAGAAAATAGAAGACGTTGAAGATGCCTATCAGATAGTTATAACCAAGGATAAGAGAACACTTCTTGAAATAATAAAGTTTATAAACTTTACTCAAAATTTTAAAATTATATAGGAGGATTTATGAAACTTATTGATTCATATATAAAAACATACAATCTGCTGGAAAGTTTTATAAAAGAAGAGGAAAAATCCAATGTGACTGAAAAAGTGGCTAAGGATCTTGCTGGTGTTTTTGAAAATGGGAATAAGGCTCTCATATGCGGAAACGGGGGCAGCAACTGTGATGCACTTCATTTTGCAGAGGAGTTTACAGGGAGATTCAGAAGTGACAGAAGAGCCCTTCCTGCTATAGCTATATCAGATTCATCACATATAACCTGTGTGGGAAATGACTATGGATTTGACCATATTTTTTCTAGGGGTGTAGAAGCCTATGGAAAAGAGGGGGATTTCTTTATAGGAATATCAACAAGTGGAAATTCTGAAAATGTAATAAAAGCTGTGGAAGCTGCCAAAAAATTAGGTTTAAAAACTTGCCTTCTTTTGGGGAAAGACGGAGGAAAGTTAAAGGGAATGTGTGACTATGAGTTCATAATCCCTGGGGAAACTTCAGACAGAATACAGGAAATTCACATGATGATTCTTCATATTATCATAGAGGGTGTAGAAAAAATAATGTTTCCTGAAAACTATAAATAAAAAAGAGCCCTAGGGCTCTTTTTTATTTATCCTGTGAACAGCTGCTCATGCAATT
Encoded proteins:
- a CDS encoding LysR family transcriptional regulator — its product is MDLHYLRIFYEVAKERSFTKAANKLYINQSAVSIQVKKFEELLNTKLFDRSSKKIKLTYSGEVLYKMAEEIFQKVKRAEKEMTRIIELDKAKISIGSTSTVGEPLIPKLMKGFSKVHSEIEYDIIFSDKQRLLKSLKEGELDVIIIDEEHITDPNLEVIEVDKFPYVLVSKEDYRDIEDVIDTPLISRKTIPNNNEAIAALENKYKISFENQISVMGSLETIKGMVREGVGNVILPYYSVYKEVEAGEFKIIEKIEDVEDAYQIVITKDKRTLLEIIKFINFTQNFKII
- the gmhA gene encoding D-sedoheptulose 7-phosphate isomerase, with the protein product MKLIDSYIKTYNLLESFIKEEEKSNVTEKVAKDLAGVFENGNKALICGNGGSNCDALHFAEEFTGRFRSDRRALPAIAISDSSHITCVGNDYGFDHIFSRGVEAYGKEGDFFIGISTSGNSENVIKAVEAAKKLGLKTCLLLGKDGGKLKGMCDYEFIIPGETSDRIQEIHMMILHIIIEGVEKIMFPENYK